In the genome of Candidatus Zixiibacteriota bacterium, one region contains:
- a CDS encoding TolC family protein: MRYSRVVGWLSMVVATLAVGAQAEPITQEQFLDHLKQSHPLFDREKLTAQIEAEEQKSLLGREDWNVQSSLFLSHEEPALAISGPERTDAVTLTGGLDRLFWSTGGRLSASFSSGYADMKLDPFLGVGDSFYEQKLFVAYEHPLKRNKAGLLDRLQFDLKQFDIDLAEVMATENEEDFLAAAASRFLDWVYLNEQHRIVAERLSLSQEQLANTQKRREANLIDEVDVIRAEDAVRIARQNLFLIESETRAVQAELAVLVQNDSYNEGSPRYDLYQIVQLPTLEDARGQLTNDSRLLKSVGLKLDQLVALRSGLVNREKADLSLVAQLGLKRADENLGQSLAMDKPEARLGLRLGFPLGNRTAKSEIARNDLLSLRLQKRYEELTLDLTSATANVHTRIKELTRVLKLNQEQILSARTKTDQEQKLYDQGRGQLTFVIQSRDSEQAAQLIFAANALTYHKLLLQYRALTDQLHGHDAGDS; this comes from the coding sequence GTGCGATACTCACGAGTTGTTGGATGGTTGTCGATGGTCGTTGCCACCCTGGCGGTCGGCGCTCAGGCTGAGCCCATCACACAGGAACAGTTTCTCGACCATCTCAAGCAGTCACATCCTTTGTTCGACCGAGAGAAACTTACCGCTCAGATCGAAGCGGAAGAACAAAAGAGCCTGCTGGGGCGAGAGGACTGGAATGTTCAATCGTCACTGTTTTTGTCGCACGAGGAGCCGGCTTTAGCCATCTCCGGCCCGGAGAGAACCGACGCTGTGACCCTAACGGGTGGTCTCGACCGGTTGTTTTGGAGCACCGGTGGTCGGCTTTCGGCATCGTTTTCATCCGGCTATGCCGACATGAAGCTTGATCCCTTTCTCGGTGTGGGTGACTCGTTTTACGAACAGAAACTGTTTGTAGCCTACGAGCATCCTCTGAAACGCAACAAAGCCGGCCTGTTGGATCGCCTGCAATTTGACCTGAAACAGTTCGACATCGATCTGGCCGAAGTGATGGCCACAGAAAACGAAGAGGACTTCCTGGCCGCAGCCGCCTCGCGGTTTCTCGATTGGGTCTATCTGAACGAACAGCATCGGATCGTAGCCGAACGCTTGAGCCTGAGTCAGGAACAACTGGCCAATACGCAAAAGAGGCGTGAGGCGAACTTGATCGATGAAGTCGATGTTATTCGTGCTGAGGATGCTGTACGGATCGCCAGGCAAAACCTCTTCCTGATCGAATCTGAAACCCGGGCGGTGCAAGCCGAATTGGCCGTGCTGGTCCAGAACGACAGTTACAATGAAGGATCGCCTCGCTATGATCTCTACCAAATCGTCCAACTGCCGACATTGGAGGATGCACGCGGACAATTGACAAACGACTCGCGGCTTCTAAAATCGGTCGGCCTCAAACTCGATCAACTGGTCGCCCTGCGCTCAGGACTGGTCAATCGGGAGAAGGCGGACCTGTCGTTGGTGGCCCAGCTTGGCTTGAAGAGGGCTGATGAGAACCTCGGTCAGTCCCTGGCCATGGACAAGCCGGAAGCACGCCTCGGACTTAGGCTGGGTTTCCCATTGGGCAACAGGACGGCAAAATCGGAAATCGCCCGCAACGACCTTCTGAGTCTCAGGCTTCAGAAACGTTATGAAGAACTGACCCTCGATCTGACTTCGGCCACGGCTAATGTGCATACACGCATCAAAGAACTCACGAGGGTGCTCAAGCTCAATCAAGAGCAGATACTATCGGCCCGCACTAAGACCGATCAGGAGCAGAAGCTCTACGATCAGGGGCGTGGCCAGTTGACTTTCGTGATACAGAGTCGTGACTCGGAGCAGGCCGCTCAATTGATCTTTGCCGCCAATGCGCTGACCTACCACAAACTGCTCTTGCAGTATCGGGCTCTTACCGATCAGTTGCACGGTCATGATGCGGGAGATTCCTGA
- a CDS encoding DUF6268 family outer membrane beta-barrel protein has protein sequence MFTRELPAKLTVIMIVCALVSGWLPATLKAQAKPTLTITSDILPYQSFKDEVRSIVGSDTTSLDDPQMRLHKFRATLTYPQVFAEGRTVLIHELSYQVIDFEFNRLTADFTQAHAAGYTLMLQRRLSQKWSLWALATPSMASDLKAGLSEDDFHFQTAAIAIRHFSDRFSLGIGAAYSTQFGNAAPMPLLAFDWNNGKNLQAKAILPVSVEFWYRHSQRLDLGLMTSGDGNNFHGDPEIYGVANPNMRYTMLTLGPAARIKLTPWVQLHLEAGLVGLHRFEFFDSDHEEASYDLKPKQYARVGLKFGG, from the coding sequence ATGTTTACAAGAGAACTGCCGGCCAAACTGACAGTAATCATGATTGTATGTGCACTGGTATCAGGATGGCTTCCGGCCACGCTAAAGGCGCAGGCAAAACCGACACTGACCATCACCAGCGACATCCTGCCCTACCAGAGTTTCAAAGATGAGGTCCGATCGATCGTCGGTTCCGACACAACTTCGCTGGACGATCCACAGATGCGGCTTCATAAGTTCCGTGCGACTCTGACCTATCCGCAGGTGTTTGCCGAAGGACGAACGGTGCTGATACACGAACTGAGTTACCAGGTTATTGACTTTGAATTCAACCGGCTGACCGCGGACTTTACGCAAGCCCACGCAGCAGGCTATACCCTGATGTTGCAGCGGCGGCTGTCGCAGAAGTGGTCACTTTGGGCCTTGGCCACGCCTTCGATGGCCTCCGACCTCAAGGCGGGACTGTCCGAGGATGACTTCCACTTTCAAACGGCCGCCATTGCAATCCGTCATTTCAGTGACCGCTTCTCGCTCGGTATTGGAGCGGCCTACTCGACCCAATTTGGAAACGCGGCGCCTATGCCTCTGCTCGCCTTTGATTGGAACAACGGGAAGAACCTTCAAGCCAAAGCCATTCTGCCGGTCAGTGTGGAATTCTGGTATCGTCACTCACAGCGACTCGATCTGGGACTGATGACCTCCGGCGACGGCAACAATTTCCACGGCGACCCCGAAATATATGGCGTTGCGAATCCGAACATGCGATACACTATGCTGACTTTGGGTCCGGCGGCGCGTATTAAGTTGACACCATGGGTCCAGTTGCACCTGGAGGCAGGCCTGGTCGGTTTGCATCGGTTCGAGTTTTTCGATAGCGACCACGAAGAAGCATCATACGATCTAAAGCCGAAACAGTACGCCCGGGTCGGCCTCAAGTTTGGTGGCTGA
- a CDS encoding TetR/AcrR family transcriptional regulator — protein sequence MTPKIQFAKPDVVQAAFEVLKDRGLSGLTARNVAGQLGSSTAPVYAHFDNMKELEVAAVRKARDLLIDYTSRPHTDRVFLSMGVGIAKFARDHARLYRAIFLERKEFRIVVDEFLQALTSEFAKDPRFEAMADEDSKYMLTKMWVFTHGLASLLCVGLVDDESDEHIVSILDSVGTVVIKATIADCR from the coding sequence GTGACACCAAAAATCCAATTCGCCAAACCCGACGTTGTCCAGGCCGCCTTTGAAGTACTAAAGGACCGGGGCCTGAGCGGCCTGACAGCACGAAACGTAGCCGGTCAACTCGGCTCGTCGACCGCCCCAGTTTACGCTCACTTTGATAACATGAAAGAGCTGGAAGTGGCTGCGGTTCGCAAAGCCAGGGACCTGCTGATCGATTATACGTCCCGGCCCCATACCGACCGTGTCTTTCTGAGCATGGGCGTCGGGATCGCCAAATTTGCGCGCGACCACGCCCGGCTCTACCGAGCGATATTTCTTGAGCGCAAGGAATTCCGGATTGTCGTGGACGAATTCCTACAGGCCTTGACGAGCGAATTCGCCAAGGACCCCAGGTTTGAGGCGATGGCCGACGAAGACAGCAAGTACATGCTCACCAAGATGTGGGTCTTTACGCACGGACTCGCATCGCTGTTGTGCGTGGGACTGGTCGACGATGAATCGGATGAACATATAGTCAGTATACTCGACTCGGTCGGCACGGTTGTGATCAAGGCAACCATAGCTGACTGTCGTTGA
- a CDS encoding DinB family protein has translation MDHNRKTWNDRHKLLRHALEVSGDQETAVELFLAQHSMVHSAKLSDDSLFSFEDDLLNNLSPESFKRIPPNSNHSIAWIVWHLARVEDVTMNLLVADSTQVLLGTAWLDRLEIHVTHTGNGMSNEEVGAVSSLLDVPALRQYRLAVGRATRRIVNRLRAEDFKRRIDPESLRRIWDEKAMLPAGRGIVDYWAKKSVAGLLLMPPTRHCFLHLNEIRRIKQTLTG, from the coding sequence ATGGATCACAATCGCAAAACGTGGAACGACCGACACAAGCTTCTGAGACATGCTTTGGAAGTTTCCGGCGATCAAGAAACGGCGGTCGAGTTGTTTCTTGCCCAGCATTCTATGGTCCATTCTGCAAAACTGTCGGATGATTCGCTTTTTTCGTTCGAGGATGACCTGCTGAATAATCTTAGCCCAGAATCTTTCAAGCGAATCCCTCCAAACAGCAATCATTCAATTGCGTGGATTGTCTGGCATCTTGCACGAGTAGAAGATGTTACCATGAACTTGCTGGTAGCCGACAGTACCCAGGTGCTGCTTGGGACGGCGTGGCTCGACAGGCTTGAGATTCATGTCACCCATACCGGGAATGGCATGAGCAACGAGGAAGTCGGGGCGGTTAGTTCATTGTTGGATGTGCCGGCCTTGCGGCAATATCGGCTGGCTGTTGGCCGGGCAACTCGCCGCATAGTTAACAGGCTGCGGGCGGAGGACTTCAAGCGAAGGATCGACCCGGAGAGCCTGCGGCGAATATGGGACGAAAAGGCGATGCTCCCGGCGGGGCGGGGGATTGTCGACTATTGGGCCAAAAAGTCGGTTGCGGGGCTGCTGCTCATGCCCCCAACCCGTCACTGCTTTTTGCACTTGAATGAGATCAGGCGAATCAAGCAGACACTCACTGGCTAG
- a CDS encoding M14 family zinc carboxypeptidase, with product MRRKSVLSFVLLVLLFSTAAGYDFNGERYLKISIRDRADLPKLSGLLSIDDVQGETVFAYTHESKLNELSTLGFTYEVLPHPSSLVDPAMSSDKVDVKVWDVYPTYDAYVAMMYQFAADFPALCRIENVGTTVNGRALLFAVISDNVGTEEDEPEVMYTSSIHGDETTGSVLMLRLIDSLLTTYGSDARITNMVDEMEIWINPFANPDGTYAGGNHTVSGATRSNANGYDLNRNFPDPEDGPTPGGTRQIETTHMMNLADAHNFVLSMNFHGGTEVQNYPWDTWVQRHADEDWWQRVCHAYADTAQQYSPGGYMTGYNDGITNGYDWYTISGGRQDYMTYFQHGREVTNEISDTKLLPASQLPAWWGYNRLALLQWLENALYGVRGIVTNVNNGLPVVAMIEVLSHDVDSSQVYTDPDVGNYHRMLAAGSWDLRFTALGYIPQTIYGVSVTDFNTTVLDVQMEPLSDDPVVEFGSHDAGSLDPGDFASMFVTLVNNGGGDATNLSGTLTCADSFITISQDYSTYPTITALGGSSASNSAYQFNISAACPEEHPVDFVMHLAGDAYTDSVVFGMTIGLKVEDFESADFSTYPWQMSGSQSWVINGTAYEGNYSAKSGSISHNQSSTMSVSLNGLTAGTISFYYKVSSEANYDYLRFYIDGAQKAQWAGDVNWTLAEFAVTDGDHTFRWTYSKDGNTTNGSDCGWVDYIIFPASSSDRDGDGVLNANDNCPDTPNPLQEDGDVDGVGDVCDNCEFVANSLQEDDDTDGIGNVCDNCPTVSNASQSDGDGDDYGDVCDNCAEVANPLQTDSDSDNVGDVCDNCVTVDNTSQTDFDSDGVGDACDNCFNVVNPAQEDSDADGKGNLCDNCEGVANPGQDDTDFDGIGDSCDNCIARHNPSQIDTDADGLGNGCDNCLDDANPLQEDLDSDGVGDSCDNCLTIYNPLQEDADSNGVGDACNYVCGDIDNSGEGPDISDLIYLVDWMFTGGPPPVEWGSADVDGSGGTADIADLVYLVDFMFNDGPAPVCY from the coding sequence ATGAGAAGAAAGTCAGTTCTGTCTTTTGTTCTGCTGGTGTTGCTGTTTTCGACGGCGGCCGGCTACGACTTCAATGGAGAGAGATATCTGAAGATATCGATCCGCGATAGAGCAGACCTGCCGAAGCTCTCCGGCCTGTTGTCGATCGACGACGTTCAGGGCGAGACCGTTTTTGCCTATACGCACGAGAGCAAACTGAACGAGTTGTCAACCCTGGGCTTCACTTACGAAGTCTTGCCTCATCCATCAAGTCTGGTGGATCCAGCCATGTCATCGGACAAGGTCGACGTAAAAGTTTGGGATGTGTATCCGACCTACGATGCCTATGTGGCCATGATGTACCAGTTCGCAGCCGACTTCCCGGCGCTGTGCCGAATCGAAAACGTCGGTACCACTGTTAACGGACGAGCATTACTCTTCGCTGTAATCTCGGACAATGTCGGAACTGAAGAGGACGAACCGGAAGTTATGTACACCAGTTCCATCCACGGTGACGAAACGACCGGTTCGGTGTTGATGCTGCGGCTGATCGACTCTTTGCTCACCACCTACGGCTCGGATGCCAGGATTACCAACATGGTGGACGAGATGGAGATTTGGATCAACCCTTTCGCCAACCCGGACGGCACCTACGCAGGCGGCAATCACACTGTTTCGGGTGCGACACGTTCTAACGCCAACGGCTACGATCTGAACCGCAACTTTCCCGATCCGGAAGACGGCCCCACACCCGGCGGCACCCGGCAGATCGAAACCACGCACATGATGAACCTGGCCGATGCGCACAACTTTGTACTCTCGATGAATTTCCACGGTGGCACCGAAGTTCAGAACTATCCCTGGGACACCTGGGTGCAACGTCATGCCGACGAAGACTGGTGGCAACGTGTCTGCCACGCCTACGCCGACACGGCGCAGCAATACAGCCCAGGCGGCTACATGACCGGTTACAATGACGGCATTACAAATGGATATGACTGGTACACGATCTCCGGCGGCCGTCAGGATTACATGACCTACTTTCAGCACGGCCGCGAAGTCACCAACGAAATCTCCGACACCAAACTCCTCCCAGCCAGCCAGCTTCCGGCCTGGTGGGGCTACAATCGGCTGGCCCTACTTCAGTGGCTGGAGAACGCCTTGTACGGCGTTCGGGGAATAGTAACCAATGTCAACAACGGACTTCCGGTGGTAGCGATGATCGAAGTGTTGAGTCATGACGTAGACTCCAGCCAGGTGTACACCGATCCGGATGTCGGCAATTATCATCGAATGTTGGCCGCGGGCAGTTGGGACCTCAGGTTCACGGCGCTGGGATATATACCACAGACGATTTACGGCGTGTCGGTAACCGATTTCAACACGACCGTTCTGGACGTACAGATGGAACCATTGTCCGACGATCCGGTGGTGGAATTCGGCAGTCACGACGCAGGTAGTCTGGACCCGGGCGATTTCGCCAGTATGTTCGTCACGCTGGTCAACAACGGCGGCGGTGATGCAACCAATCTGTCGGGAACGCTGACTTGTGCCGACAGCTTCATAACGATCAGTCAGGACTATTCCACCTACCCGACCATTACTGCTCTGGGCGGTAGTTCTGCTTCCAACAGCGCCTACCAGTTCAACATTTCCGCCGCTTGTCCGGAAGAACATCCGGTCGACTTCGTGATGCATCTGGCTGGTGACGCTTACACAGACAGCGTTGTGTTCGGCATGACTATAGGTTTGAAGGTTGAGGATTTCGAGTCGGCTGACTTCTCGACCTATCCCTGGCAGATGTCCGGCAGTCAATCGTGGGTGATCAACGGTACCGCGTATGAAGGCAACTACTCGGCCAAGTCGGGCAGTATCTCTCACAACCAGTCGAGCACTATGTCGGTCTCTTTGAACGGCCTGACGGCCGGGACCATCAGTTTCTACTACAAAGTATCTTCCGAGGCCAACTATGACTACTTGAGGTTCTATATCGACGGCGCTCAGAAAGCTCAGTGGGCAGGGGACGTCAACTGGACACTGGCCGAGTTTGCGGTCACCGATGGTGATCACACTTTCCGCTGGACTTACTCAAAAGATGGCAATACTACCAACGGCAGCGACTGCGGTTGGGTCGATTATATTATCTTCCCGGCTTCCAGCTCCGACCGTGACGGCGATGGTGTGCTCAACGCCAACGACAACTGCCCCGACACCCCCAATCCACTTCAGGAAGACGGAGATGTCGATGGTGTCGGCGACGTGTGTGACAACTGCGAGTTTGTTGCTAACTCGTTACAAGAAGATGACGACACCGACGGCATCGGTAACGTTTGCGATAATTGTCCCACGGTGTCCAACGCATCCCAGAGCGACGGCGACGGCGATGACTATGGCGATGTCTGTGATAATTGCGCGGAGGTTGCCAACCCGTTGCAAACCGACAGTGATTCCGATAACGTGGGCGACGTTTGCGACAATTGCGTGACTGTCGACAATACGTCACAGACTGACTTCGATAGCGATGGCGTCGGCGACGCCTGCGATAACTGTTTCAATGTCGTTAACCCGGCACAGGAAGATAGCGATGCCGACGGGAAGGGTAATCTCTGCGACAATTGTGAAGGGGTGGCCAATCCTGGGCAGGACGATACCGACTTTGACGGCATCGGTGACAGTTGCGACAACTGCATCGCGCGACACAACCCGTCACAAATCGACACTGACGCCGATGGACTGGGCAATGGCTGCGATAATTGTCTCGACGATGCCAACCCGTTGCAAGAGGACCTGGACTCAGATGGCGTTGGTGACAGTTGCGACAATTGCCTTACAATCTACAACCCGCTTCAGGAAGACGCTGACTCCAACGGGGTCGGTGACGCCTGCAATTATGTGTGCGGCGATATCGATAACTCAGGCGAGGGTCCCGATATCAGTGATCTGATATACTTGGTTGATTGGATGTTCACCGGTGGTCCACCGCCTGTCGAGTGGGGCTCAGCCGATGTCGATGGCTCCGGTGGTACCGCTGACATAGCTGATCTGGTCTATCTTGTGGACTTCATGTTCAACGACGGGCCTGCGCCGGTCTGTTACTGA
- a CDS encoding sugar phosphate nucleotidyltransferase: MEAVILAGGKGTRLQPLTDEIPKPLAPVGDRPIIEILLTRMKQCGVTRVHVAVNHLAHLIKAAIGDGERFGLEIVYAQENQPLSTVGPVKTIPTLPDHFLVANGDILTDLDFGKLFDHHLKSNAGLTVAVHHRINTVDYGVLETDSDGLVTSFTEKPEQLLSVSMGVYVFSRELLAVVPEGRPFGFDDLMLKLLEQGEAVGTYRYDGYWLDIGRLEDYHQAQRDIARVQKLFG, translated from the coding sequence ATGGAAGCTGTAATCCTGGCCGGCGGCAAGGGAACACGCCTGCAACCGCTCACCGATGAGATTCCGAAACCCCTGGCGCCTGTCGGTGACCGACCGATCATTGAAATCCTGCTCACCCGCATGAAACAATGCGGCGTGACCCGTGTGCATGTTGCGGTCAATCACCTGGCCCATCTGATCAAAGCGGCGATTGGCGACGGTGAGCGATTCGGACTGGAGATTGTCTACGCACAGGAAAACCAGCCGTTATCAACCGTGGGGCCGGTGAAGACAATTCCGACACTGCCGGATCACTTCCTTGTGGCCAACGGTGACATTCTTACCGATCTGGATTTTGGCAAGTTGTTCGATCATCATCTAAAAAGCAATGCCGGACTGACCGTGGCTGTGCACCATAGGATCAATACGGTCGACTACGGTGTATTGGAGACAGACTCCGACGGCCTGGTTACATCGTTCACGGAGAAGCCTGAACAACTGCTCTCCGTCTCGATGGGTGTCTATGTTTTTTCCCGTGAACTGCTTGCTGTCGTCCCGGAGGGCAGGCCGTTTGGGTTCGACGATCTGATGCTCAAGTTACTTGAACAGGGTGAAGCTGTCGGCACCTACCGGTATGATGGTTATTGGCTTGATATCGGTCGCCTTGAAGACTACCACCAGGCTCAGCGTGACATTGCACGGGTGCAGAAATTGTTTGGATAG
- a CDS encoding NAD-dependent epimerase/dehydratase family protein, whose translation MSGHVDTVLVTGGAGYIGSHLVGRLLASGSRVRVLDNLTFGGHGLLPYLSHERFDFLHGDIRTKADVGEALDGVDKVVHLAAIVGDPACAQNPELAHEVNGLGSASLGELAVASGVKRFVFASTCSNYGRMGNTDTLVDETSPLKPVSLYAEHKVAFEKHLLAQGSDGFHPVILRFATAYGLSSRPRFDLTVNEFTRELTLKRKLEIYGQKFWRPYTHASDLAAACLMALEADTDIVSGQAFNVGDTRENFQKETLVQMIVRELGPGHDNVVYVHKDEDPRDYRVDFTKIQQALRFNLTRRVIDGIREIANAIKTGIVVDPDNEVYRNV comes from the coding sequence ATGTCCGGCCACGTTGACACAGTGCTGGTCACAGGGGGGGCGGGCTATATCGGTTCGCATCTCGTCGGAAGACTGTTGGCTTCGGGGTCCAGAGTTCGCGTTCTGGACAACCTGACTTTTGGCGGTCATGGCTTACTGCCCTATCTATCTCATGAACGATTCGACTTTCTACACGGTGACATTCGCACCAAGGCGGACGTAGGGGAGGCGTTGGACGGTGTCGACAAGGTCGTGCATCTGGCCGCAATTGTGGGCGATCCCGCTTGTGCACAAAACCCCGAACTGGCCCATGAGGTGAACGGCCTGGGCTCTGCCAGTCTTGGCGAGCTGGCCGTCGCGTCCGGCGTCAAACGTTTTGTTTTTGCCTCGACTTGCAGCAACTACGGCCGGATGGGTAACACTGACACATTGGTGGACGAAACCTCACCCTTGAAACCGGTATCACTCTATGCCGAGCATAAGGTTGCCTTCGAGAAACACCTGCTGGCCCAAGGCTCAGATGGTTTTCATCCCGTCATCCTGCGCTTCGCTACCGCCTATGGTCTCTCCTCTCGTCCACGTTTTGATCTTACCGTCAACGAATTCACTCGCGAGTTGACTCTCAAGCGAAAGCTGGAGATATACGGGCAGAAATTTTGGCGACCTTACACCCATGCCTCCGACCTGGCGGCAGCCTGTCTGATGGCGCTTGAGGCAGACACCGACATAGTGTCCGGGCAAGCGTTCAACGTAGGGGACACACGGGAGAATTTCCAAAAAGAGACACTGGTTCAGATGATCGTCCGGGAGCTTGGCCCGGGGCATGATAATGTCGTCTACGTCCACAAAGATGAAGACCCGCGTGACTATCGGGTCGACTTTACGAAAATCCAGCAGGCATTGAGATTCAACCTGACCCGCCGGGTTATCGATGGTATCCGTGAAATTGCCAACGCAATAAAAACAGGGATCGTGGTCGATCCCGACAACGAAGTGTACAGGAATGTCTGA
- the lptB gene encoding LPS export ABC transporter ATP-binding protein — MITLASNSLVKHYRKRAVVNEVTMEVNSGEVVGLLGPNGAGKTTTFYMMIGFVRPDSGKVFLGDRNIGRMAMYKRAKAGIGYLAQEASVFRKMSVEDNIKAILQFRRIGRKKRKQKLEDLLEELDLGNLRKSMAYTLSGGERRRVEITRALVNDPKFMLLDEPFAGIDPIAVEEIQKIINRLVERGLGVLITDHNVRETLSICNRAYIMCDGKILKSGSSEFLANDAEARKIYLGEKFRLN, encoded by the coding sequence ATGATCACATTAGCATCGAACAGCCTGGTGAAGCACTATCGCAAACGAGCCGTTGTCAATGAAGTTACTATGGAAGTCAATTCAGGCGAGGTGGTAGGCTTGCTGGGTCCCAACGGGGCCGGCAAGACGACAACCTTCTATATGATGATTGGCTTTGTACGGCCCGATTCGGGCAAGGTCTTTCTGGGTGATCGCAATATCGGACGCATGGCCATGTACAAACGAGCCAAGGCCGGGATTGGATACCTGGCCCAGGAAGCGTCGGTTTTCCGCAAGATGTCAGTCGAGGACAATATCAAAGCTATCCTGCAATTTCGCCGGATCGGCCGCAAGAAGCGCAAACAAAAGCTTGAGGACCTGCTTGAAGAATTGGACCTGGGCAACCTTCGAAAAAGTATGGCCTACACTCTTTCAGGTGGGGAAAGACGCCGGGTGGAGATTACGCGGGCCCTGGTCAACGATCCCAAGTTCATGCTTTTGGACGAGCCGTTTGCGGGGATCGATCCGATTGCCGTCGAGGAGATACAAAAGATAATAAACCGTCTGGTCGAACGAGGCTTGGGCGTTTTGATTACCGATCACAACGTGCGCGAGACTTTGTCCATTTGTAATCGTGCGTATATAATGTGCGACGGCAAGATACTCAAGTCCGGTAGCTCGGAGTTTCTGGCCAACGATGCAGAAGCACGCAAGATATATCTGGGTGAGAAATTTCGGCTCAATTGA